A stretch of Fusarium poae strain DAOMC 252244 chromosome 2, whole genome shotgun sequence DNA encodes these proteins:
- a CDS encoding hypothetical protein (BUSCO:16723at5125), with amino-acid sequence MTSSSDEGEIVENCAEDLKATSLQHTEGSSVDRQNRQKDRISTSDHDTASRYSNGSRRSISPRGYKRPHDDRGRDRDYHNPRSRDQDYRNSRLNYEDRRRDDPRKSRGQYDDLDQPAPRTNYGYGGRDRSRDRDSYRDGDGDRYSNKRPRNRSRSPQRSRRANKGRFDRFVKEGQYDHRDDGPRGLTYDDNSRDNGSMSKRTTVGEASHARGHDAKPEQGLTNGHGPSTTSQQQPERKLEPEPDYEEPEPIDEEAEIERRRKRREEILAKSSSATPLLLHAVGAAASKARAASPATTLPDTPAKTYSEIESPRTPRSDIASPRSPASHVEMSPGGINLLDDNQLMNSHGKVQEHDEDGPSAADYDPTGDMKEDERRDELRHGHVVLHGEQHPIATEPQPQEEDQEKPAGNAGDEDDDDDFDMFADDFDEEKYATKPVEPVAPIEGDGKAPDMPNIKGGILEGDDKDGYYKIRIGEVLNGRYQIQAALGRGMFSGVARAIDITTKQIVAIKMMRNNDALRKGGYTEIAILEKLNEADPEGRKHIIKFEHSFDYKGHLCMVFENLSMNLREVLKKFGNNVGINLGATRAYAYQIFVALAHMRKCSIIHADLKPDNILVNESRNVLKICDLGTAIDKTDAATAHMDITPYLVSRFYRAPEIILGIPYDYAVDMWSIGCTLYEMYTGKILFAGDSNNQMLKAIMEIRGRLTPKLFKRGQLAPVHFDDKGQFVSVERDKVLDKTTVKTLAVVKPTRDLRTRLMAASSGMNDAETKDLNHFIDLLEHCLALNPDKRITPADALRHPFFASKAGPIRR; translated from the exons CCACGACACGGCTTCTAGATACAGCAACGGTTCACGACGAAGCATTTCACCCCGTGGCTACAAGCGACCGCACGACGACAGAGGCAGAGACAGAGATTACCACAACCCCCGATCTCGCGATCAAGACTATCGAAACTCTCGCCTCAACTACGAGGACCGTCGACGCGATGATCCTCGCAAGTCTCGTGGACAGTACGATGACCTCGACCAACCTGCACCGCGCACTAACTACGGCTATGGTGGCCGCGATCGGAGCCGAGACCGAGACAGCTATCgcgatggagatggagatcgGTATTCCAACAAACGACCTCGAAACAGGAGTCGCTCTCCTCAGAGATCCCGGCGCGCAAACAAGGGCAGATTCGATCGGTTTGTAAAAGAAGGCCAGTACGATCATCGTGACGATGGGCCGAGAGGACTTACGTACGATGATAACTCGCGAGATAATGGTTCAATGTCCAAGAGGACGACAGTAGGAGAGGCTTCACACGCCCGAGGACATGATGCTAAACCTGAACAAGGCCTTACCAATGGACATGGCCCCTCCACGACTTCTCAGCA GCAACCCGAACGAAAACTAGAGCCCGAGCCCGATTATGAAGAGCCTGAGCCTATTGACGAAGAAGCTGAGATCGAACGACGCCGCAAGCGACGTGAGGAGATCCTGGCCAAGTCCAGTTCGGCAACTCCTCTCCTACTCCATGCTGTAGGAGCTGCGGCCAGCAAAGCACGCGCAGCATCCCCTGCAACCACTCTACCCGACACGCCCGCAAAGACATATTCCGAGATTGAGAGCCCTCGTACCCCTCGATCAG ACATCGCATCACCTCGCTCACCCGCATCTCATGTTGAAATGTCACCTGGGGGGATtaatctccttgatgataaCCAACTGATGAATTCTCATGGAAAGGTTCAGGAACATGACGAGGATGGGCCATCAGCAGCTGACTACGACCCTACTGGGGACATGAAGGAGGACGAGCGACGAGATGAACTCCGACATGGACATGTCGTACTTCATGGTGAGCAGCATCCCATTGCAACAGAACCACAGCCTCAGgaagaagaccaagaaaaGCCGGCTGGAAATGCCggcgacgaagatgatgacgacgacttTGATATGTTTGCCGATGATTTCGATGAGGAGAAATATGCTACTAAGCCTGTCGAGCCTGTAGCACCTATCGAGGGTGACGGCAAAGCCCCTGACATGCCAAACATCAAGGGAGGTATTCTTGAAGGCGACGACAAGGATGGATACTACAAGATCCGCATTGGTGAAGTCTTGAATGGTAGATATCAGATCCAAGCAGCACTTGGACGGGGTATGTTCTCAGGTGTCGCCCGTGCCATCGACATTACCACAAAGCAGATTGTTGCCATCAAGATGATGCGAAACAACGATGCCCTGAGAAAGGGAGGCTACACCGAGATTGCCATTCTGGAGAAGCTCAACGAGGCTGACCCTGAGGGACGTAAACATATTATCAAGTTTGAACATTCGTTTGACTACAAGGGTCATCTGTGTATGGTATTCGAGAACTTGAGTATGAACCTACGAGAAGTTCTCAAGAAGTTTGGCAACAACGTAGGCATCAACCTCGGAGCGACGCGAGCATATGCATACCAGATCTTTGTGGCTCTGGCTCATATGCGAAAATGCAGTATCATCCATGCTGACCTCAAACCCGACAACATTTTG GTGAATGAGAGCCGTAACGTGCTCAAGATTTGTGATTTAGGTACAGCCATCGATAAGACCGATGCAGCGACTGCGCATATGGATATTACACCATATCTCGTCAGTCGATTTTACCGGGCACCGGAGATTATCTTGGGTATTCCTTACGATTACGCGGTTGATATGTGGTCCATCGGATGTACACTGTACGAGATGTACACGGGCAAGATCCTCTTTGCTGGAGACAGCAACAACCAAATGCTCAAGGCCATTATGGAGATCAGAGGAAGGTTGACGCCGAAGTTGTTCAAGCGAGGACAATTGGCTCCTGTTCATTTCGACGACAAGGGCCAGTTCGTCAGCGTCGAACGAGACAAGGTTTTGGACAAG ACTACCGTTAAAACTTTGGCTGTTGTGAAGCCAACGCGTGACTTGAGGACAAGACTCATGGCTGCGTCGTCAGGCATGAACGATGCGGAAACGAAGGATCTGAACCACTTCATTGATCTTCTTGAGCATTGTCTCGCGCTCAACCCGGATAAGAGAATCACACCAGCTGATGCGCTGCGCCATCCCTTCTTTGCGTCGAAGGCGGGACCTATACGTCGCTGA
- a CDS encoding hypothetical protein (BUSCO:26450at5125): protein MQQHAIFGYQTPPPSPGFDHPKVPVQQPFASSRHFQARCIPLAPEARLGRVLEGTLQLTDILGTGAYGVVYLAVDLKTGGKYAVKCLSKFNPDGTPLEQRQFAYQQREIRLHWKASEHSNVVQMLKIVNDPDCIYVILEYCPEGDLFLNITERGQYVGKDELSRNIFLQILDAVEHCHNLGIYHRDLKPENILVTDHGDTVKLADFGLATSDDRSEDYGCGSTFYMSPECLDPSARKPYYLCAPNDVWSLGVILVNLTCGRNPWKQASFQDSTYRAYAGSKDFLKTILPLSDELNDILGRIFEPIPEQRITLPELRNMIMACSMFTVPPMSAVPTPPASPNHIIEYVSSEDAIIDDYDYDSPASSDDEGSLTSSDSTIDDLDDEFEQERQMPQTPPEFAPHTFDPEDPKEHQLIYHSQEFVPQKYSGPIPVPVAVPPQPMLCQQVPMPVQAQVPVQAPCQPKSYFPIWDMVKYVQQVPMLQHHVPFHQQVPFMPTFQGCY, encoded by the exons ATGCAGCAACATGCCATTTTCGGTTACCAAACCCCTCCGCCATCTCCTGGATTCGATCATCCCAAGGTCCCGGTTCAACAGCCCTTTGCTTCATCTCGACACTTTCAGGCCCGATGTATTCCTCTCGCCCCGGAGGCCAGGCTCGGCCGCGTGCTTGAGGGCACTCTCCAGTTGACTGACATCCTTGGAACCGGCGCTTATGGCGTCGTCTACCTGGCTGTCGACCTTAAAACCGGAGGTAAATACGCCGTCAAGTGCTTGAGCAAGTTCAACCCCGATGGAACCCCTTTGGAACAAAGACAATTTGCCTACCAACAGCGAGAGATCCGTCTACACTGGAAGGCGTCGGAGCACTCCAATGTGGTTCAGATGCTCAAGATTGTTAATGATCCCGACTGCATCTATGTTATTCTCGAATATTGCCCTGAGGGTGATTTGTTCTTGAACATCACTGAGCGTGGTCAATACGTTGGTAAGGATGAACTCTCAAGGAATATCTTTCTCCAAATCCTGGATGCCGTTGAACACTGCCACAACCTTGGAATCTACCATCGGGATCTTAAGCCGGAAAACATCCTAGTGACAGACCACGGAGACACTGTTAAGCTGGCTGACTTTGGTCTTGCCACTTCTGATGATCGATCCGAGGACTACGGATGCGGTTCAACCTTCTACATGAGTCCAG AATGTCTGGACCCCTCTGCTAGGAAGCCCTACTATCTGTGCGCCCCCAATGATGTCTGGAGCCTTGGAGTTATTCTCGTCAACCTCACCTGTGGACGCAACCCATGGAAGCAAGCCTCTTTCCAGGACTCTACTTACCGTGCCTATGCCGGATCCAAGGACTTTCTGAAGACCATCCTCCCACTTTCAGATGAACTGAACGACATCCTGGGACGCATCTTCGAACCTATCCCTGAGCAACGGATTACCCTTCCAGAGCTCCGAAACATGATCATGGCCTGCTCCATGTTCACCGTGCCGCCCATGTCGGCTGTACCGACACCTCCGGCCTCACCAAACCACATTATCGAATACGTTTCTTCCGAGGATGCCATCATTGACGACTACGACTATGATTCACCTGCCTCCTCGGATGATGAGGGTTCGCTCACCTCGAGCGACTCTACCATTGATGACCTGGACGACGAGTTTGAACAGGAACGCCAGATGCCCCAGACTCCCCCCGAGTTTGCACCACACACGTTCGACCCTGAGGACCCCAAAGAACATCAACTCATCTACCACAGCCAGGAATTCGTTCCCCAGAAGTACTCTGGGCCCATCCCCGTGCCAGTGGCCGTTCCCCCTCAGCCTATGCTTTGCCAACAGGTCCCTATGCCAGTTCAGGCTCAGGTTCCCGTTCAAGCTCCTTGTCAACCCAAATCATACTTCCCCATCTGGGATATGGTTAAATACGTTCAACAGGTGCCGATGCTTCAGCACCATGTACCCTTCCATCAACAGGTCCCCTTTATGCCTACGTTCCAAGGCTGTTATTAA
- a CDS encoding hypothetical protein (TransMembrane:12 (i49-67o79-103i115-137o157-178i190-208o238-258i278-297o317-343i376-396o402-426i447-468o480-499i)~BUSCO:25163at5125), giving the protein MSADILAGAKSAPTSDVETAAVLQGNHDGDLVTAIEEENLQRGLHERHLSMLGIAGAIGTGLFLGLGQSVQTGGPLGALLGYATIGLVVCAVQFALGEVAALLPVTGAFVRHAEFLVDPAWGFAIGLNLVYGNVLSIPSEITAICVLFEFWTDLNPSVWIVIFIVLTTVVGLCFVRVFGEVEFWFALLKILLVVFLIILGLVINLGGIPGTERIGFRYWKNPGPFVEYIASGNWGKFLGYWSVMTSAVFSFAGVESIAMAAAETRNPQRAIPKACKNVFIRILVFYILAILVVGMLVRSDDERLQNQSGSAGQSPFVIAASAAGIPAIPSVVNAVVITSAWSASNQSLLAGTRVLYGLALKRQAPQIFLRTTSWGVPYVCVLFFTCFMFLSFMSLSNGAMTVFWWLVDLTAAGVLVSWSSILFNHIRLRLAMKKQGIPIERLPWHNSWTLYSSCVGLFMTLLILFTGGFRVFTKGNWDPVGFVSSYLDIPLVIAAYLIWKFVKKTKIVSLSDIPLHDAFKKSEEDHEVVS; this is encoded by the exons ATGAGCGCCGACATTCTTGCTGGCGCTAAGTCGGCCCCGACTAGTGATGTTGAAACAGCGGCGGTGCTACAGGGTAATCACGATGGAGATCTCGTGACCGCCATCGAAGAGGAGAATCTACAGCGCGGCTTGCACGAGAGGCATTTATCAATGCTTGGTATCGCCGGCGCCATTGGAACTGGTCTTTTTCTCGGTCTGGGCCAGTCTGTGCAAACCGGTGGTCCTTTGGGTGCGCTGCTTGGTTATGCCACCATCGGCCTCGTAGTGTGCGCCGTGCAATTTGCCTTGGGAGAAGTCGCTGCCCTATTGCCGGTCACAGGAGCCTTTGTGCGACATGCTGAATTTCTGGTTGATCCGGCTTGGGGCTTTGCGATCGGATTAAATCTGGTTTATGGTAATGTTCTGTCAATTCCATCTGAGATCACGGCCATCTGCGTATTGTTCGAGTTTTGGACCGATCTCAACCCGTCAGTATggatcgtcatcttcatcgttcTGACAACAGTTGTGGGACTCTGTTTTGTGCGCGTCTTTGGAGAGGTTGAATTCTGGTTCGCCCTTCTCAAGATCCTGCTCGTCGTCTTTCTCATCATCCTGGGATTGGTCATCAACTTGGGTGGCATTCCGGGAACAGAGCGCATTGGTTTCAGGTACTGGAAGAACCCTGGACCTTTCGTTGAGTACATCGCCAGTGGGAACTGGGGAAAGTTCCTTGGATACTGGTCTGTCATGACGAGCGCAGTCTTCTCCTTTGCTGGAGTAGAGTCCATCGCTATGGCAGCCGCGGAGACGCGGAACCCACAGCGAGCGATCCCCAAGGCCTGCAAGAACGTGTTTATCCGAATCCTCGTCTTCTACATCCTAgccatcctcgtcgtcggaaTGCTGGTCCGCAGTGACGACGAGAGACTCCAAAACCAGTCCGGATCCGCAGGTCAAAGCCCGTTCGTTATAGCAGCTTCTGCAGCTGGCATTCCCGCCATACCGTCCGTGGTCAACGCTGTTGTCATCACGTCTGCGTGGTCAGCTTCAAACCAGAGTCTTCTAGCCGGCACTCGTGTCTTGTATGGTCTGGCCCTTAAGCGACAAGCGCCCCAAATCTTTCTCAGAACGACTTCATGGGGCGTACCCTACGTCTGTGTCCTTTTCTTCACCTGTTTCATGTTCCTCAGTTTCATGAGCTTATCCAACGGAGCCATGACAGTGTTCTGGTGGTTGGTTGACTTGACTGCGGCTGGAGTTTTGGTCTCTTGGTCATCAATCTTGTTCAATCACATTCGACTGAGGCTCGCCATGAAGAAACAAGGCATCCCGATCGAGAGACTACCCTGGCACAACTCATGGACAT TATACTCTTCGTGTGTGGGATTATTCATGACATTACTTATACTGTTCACGGGTGGTTTCAGAGTCTTTACCAAGGGCAACTGGGACCCCGTCGGCTTTGTATCTTCCTATTT GGACATTCCTCTCGTTATTGCAGCGTACTTGATCTGGAAGTTTGTCAAGAAGACAAAAATTGTGTCGTTGTCAGACATTCCTCTACATGATGCATTCAAGAAATCGGAAGAAGACCATGAGGTCGTATCCTAG
- a CDS encoding hypothetical protein (SECRETED:SignalP(1-18)~MEROPS:MER0000441): protein MKSRNILLGHLLLQSVQAAMLVSSDSGTSSIVWSQCDLDLGNEVKSESQKAYDCAKFSVPLDYSNEDSSEPLVLDLIKANATRQPSKGSVFYNPGGPGASGVSSVIVMGDRLVDILGRHYDIISFDPRGSGQTLVSTCVGSLDHPPSTLSSWKIFGRGANAVTHDDWERIKGDAWRDAGKLADACYEDNADTGRFYGTPFVARDIVKIADALGQGNQINYWGTSYGTVLGQVLAAMFPSRINRMLLNSNLFADEYFAGTWKSDTKDAEKAILHFFDECLAAGPRACSLAANYSTKESLLEAYNELQRSYLLDGTLSTTGRSSSKADWFEWLVISHLYTPAFYPQLDERIKGALEGNETAAFLLFDSATDYKVESAFHMITCGDASFRADTPDDLFSIYQTILDQGPFGDTIAPARLRCARWKFQAAEQIDANSLRRIKTKHPVLIVNGIYDPITPLISA from the exons ATGAAGTCACGAAACATCCTTCTCGGTCACCTACTTCTGCAATCGGTGCAAGCCGCAATGTTGGTGTCCAGTGATTCGGGTACTTCATCCATCGTCTGGAGCCAGTGCGATTTGGACCTTGGCAACGAAGTAAAGAGCGAGTCTCAAAAAGCTTACGACTGCGCCAAATTTTCGGTGCCTCTCGATTACAGCAATGAAGACAGCTCCGAACCTCTTGTACTCGACTTGATAAAGGCGAATGCAACTAGACAGCCATCCAAAGGCAGTGTCTTCTACAATCCTGGTGGTCCAGGTGCTTCCGGTGTGTCTTCGGTCATTGTCATGGGTGATAGGCTTGTAGATATCCTTGGTAGGCACTACGACATCATCAGTTTTGATCCACG TGGATCTGGCCAGACGTTGGTATCTACATGCGTTGGCTCCCTCGACCACCCTCCTTCTACCTTGTCGTCCTGGAAAATATTCGGCAGAGGTGCTAATGCAGTGACCCATGATGACTGGGAACGGATCAAGGGCGACGCTTGGCGTGACGCAGGTAAACTCGCCGATGCTTGTTACGAAGACAATGCAGACACTGGCCGCTTTTACGGCACACCGTTTGTCGCCAGGGATATCGTCAAGATTGCTGACGCCCTAGGACAAGGCAATCAGATCAACTACTGGGGAACCTCATACGGAACTGTTCTAGGACAAGTTCTGGCAGCTATGTTTCCAAGTCGCATCAACCGCATGCTTCTCAATAGCAACCTTTTCGCAGATGAATACTTCGCTGGTACCTGGAAGAGCGACACCAAAGATGCTGAGAAAGCTATCCTGCACTTTTTTGATGAATGTCTTGCAGCTGGACCCCGTGCCTGTTCTCTTGCGGCCAATTATTCTACAAAGGAGAGTCTCTTGGAGGCCTATAACGAGTTACAGAGGTCATATCTTCTCGATGGCACTCTCAGTACTACAGGGAGGTCGAGCTCGAAGGCGGACTGGTTTGAATGGCTCGTAATCAGTCATCTATACACTCCTGCCTTTTATCCTCAGTTGGATGAAAGGATAAAGGGTGCCTTAGAAGGCAATGAGACCGCTGCATTCCTTCTCTTCGATAGCGCTACAGATTACAAGGTTGAATCTGCTTTCCACATGATTACATGTGGTGACGCGTCTTTCCGCGCTGACACTCCTGACGATCTCTTCTCCATCTATCAGACAATTCTGGACCAGGGCCCCTTTGGTGACACAATTGCGCCGGCCAGGCTCCGATGTGCTCGATGGAAGTTCCAAGCAGCTGAACAGATCGATGCCAATAGCCTTCGTCGGATAAAAACGAAGCATCCTGTTCTTATCGTCAACGGTATCTACGATCCTATTACTCCCTTAATCTCGGCTTAG
- a CDS encoding hypothetical protein (SECRETED:SignalP(1-20)~TransMembrane:1 (n7-15c20/21o165-190i)), translating to MYSLPRTLISLLSLVTYSQCVTLFVYPGNLPDGTNQPDPSNNQRYTVGQSIPVKWRTDLTSLSLGVAQILPNGTDIQYMLDYNTTDRSSYWVADFTDRNGFQRPGTDSNHWNDDAVFWFQLFNDTDVIGETPLAISQMFNVSTSESRSDRESDDSPSFTNQALSAGAGAGIAVGAIVGALLLAGLGFFLWKRSRKAKDAAASQQTSESYIQPQPIPQQQGVYEYSHQLPASPASNVVVKPELSSESANVHEAP from the exons ATGTATTCTCTTCCACGAACTCTCATCTCGCTTCTCAGCTTGGTCACCTACTCCCAATGCGTGACTCTCTTCGTCTATCCCGGGAACTTGCCCGATGGGACGAATCAGCCTGATCCATCCAACAATCAACGATACACTGTCGGGCAAAGTATCCCTGTCAAATGGAGAACCGACCTCACATCATTGAGCCTTGGAGTTGCTCAGATCCTTCCTAACGGAACGGATATACAGTATATGCTTGACT ACAATACGACAGACAGAAGCAGTTACTGGGTGGCAGACTTTACGGATCGGAATGGATTTCAGAGACCCGGCACGGATAGTAACCATTGGAACGACGACGCTGTGTTTTGGTTCCAGTTGTTCAACGACACAGACGTAATTGGCGAAACGCCTTTGGCCATCTCGCAAATGTTCAACGTCAGCACATCTGAGAGCCGCTCTGACCGCGAAAGCGATGATTCCCCATCTTTCACAAATCAGGCACTTTCCGCAGGAGCTGGTGCAGGAATCGCCGTCGGAGCTATTGTCGGTGCGCTATTGCTTGCCGGTCTTGGCTTCTTCCTCTGGAAACGATCACGAAAGGCCAAAGACGCTGCGGCAAGTCAACAGACCAGCGAAAGTTACATTCAGCCGCAACCCATCCCACAGCAGCAGGGCGTGTATGAGTATAGCCACCAACTTCCAGCATCACCGGCAAGTAATGTCGTGGTGAAACCGGAGTTATCGAGCGAATCGGCAAATGTTCACGAAGCACCATGA
- a CDS encoding hypothetical protein (TransMembrane:11 (o12-31i38-59o65-90i352-375o395-414i426-450o488-508i550-570o607-624i636-655o661-683i)) — protein MWRPNLNFVKLHYIYIICMGLSSFLFIYPNGKLSAIDAYFLGVSASTVTGLTTIDVPVLRTYQQLYLYFIPLVCNTVVINILVVIARLIWFRKYLKKAAPTLLSRRRTVDPNPKEDPEIGTEPPASEQPDHRPSIARAVTDRVPRNTTEKDVLPQIEARSQTLPAPDQHSQRSVDDDAPTVKDDKVAEHEVNQHGTKITFDPSADHHPRHEHQDSTLYIPGPRARDQGLPFVELNSGRPFSRDTRDDDIIEPISRTYSNSIRTLRRRRSAGLNLSQVRSVERVATVASSLFVIGNTAQGPKERPLARAPTLAVGDFPNLSREVTIGRNSIFHNLSSEDRDELGGIEYKSLKLLLKIIVGYYAFLQFLGAVCLIGWVNHAPSKYVDYIAECGQNRFWWAIFSAQTMVANLGFTLTPDSMISFNDAPAPLLIMSALALAGHTFYPILLRFIIWSASKAFPKQSSLQEPLHFLLNHPRRCYTLLFPSGPTWALFAILTLLNVADVLFIILLDLDNPTVTVLPGWQRFCAAVFQAVSSRHTGTATFNLANVNPAVQLALLVMMYVSVYPISIVVRSSNTYEERSLGIYEDEQQLDEEDGGSYFVTHLRNQLSFDLWYICLGLFCITIAEHKKIMDGNDLAFAMWPILFEGVSAYCNVGLSLGYPTISASFCTEFTTFSKLVICAMMIRGRHRGLPYALDRAIVLPTEKN, from the exons ATGTGGCGCCCAAATCTCAATTTCGTCAAGTTGCATT ATATATACATTATTTGCATGGGTCTTTCTAGtttcctttttatatatcCCAACGGCAAGCTCAGTGCTATTGATGCTTATTTCCTGGGTGTCAGCGCCTCGACCGTTACCGGCTTGACTAC TATCGATGTCCCTGTCCTCAGAACGTACCAGCAGTTGTACCTCTACTTTATTCCCCTTGTTTGCAATACTGTGGTTATCaacatcctcgtcgtcatcgcCCGTCTAATCTGGTTCCGGAAATACCTTAAGAAGGCCG CTCCTACTCTGTTGAGCCGACGCAGAACCGTGGATCCAAATCCCAAGGAAGACCCTGAAATTGGTACCGAGCCTCCCGCTTCGGAGCAGCCTGATCACCGACCTAGCATTGCGCGTGCTGTCACAGATCGTGTTCCCAGAAACACTACAGAAAAGGATGTACTTCCCCAGATTGAGGCCCGTAGTCAAACACTCCCAGCCCCTGATCAACATTCGCAACGTTCTGTGGACGATGATGCACCTACCGTTAAGGACGATAAGGTGGCCGAACATGAGGTGAACCAACATGGGACGAAAATTACGTTTGACCCTTCAGCAGACCATCACCCTCGGCACGAACACCAGGACTCTACTCTTTACATCCCCGGACCCCGAGCTCGTGATCAGG GACTGCCTTTTGTTGAGCTGAACAGCGGTCGCCCCTTCAGCAGAGATACTCGAGACG ATGACATTATCGAGCCTATTTCTCGCACCTATTCTAACTCCATAAGAACTCTTCGCCGTCGCCGCAGTGCTGGTCTTAACCTGTCTCAAGTTCGTTCGGTAGAACGTGTCGCTACCGTTGCTTCTTCGCTGTTTGTTATCGGCAATACTGCTCAAGGCCCTAAGGAGCGTCCATTGGCAAGAGCGCCGACACTTGCTGTGGGAGATTTTCCGAACCTGTCGCGCGAGGTGACAATTGGGCGAAACTCCATCTTCCACAACTTATCATCGGAGGACCGAGATGAGCTTGGCGGTATTGAGTACAAAAGTTTAAAGTTACTGCTCAAGATCATTGTTG GGTACTATGCTTTCCTCCAATTTCTGGGTGCTGTCTGCCTGATAGGATGGGTCAACCACGCTCCCAGCAAGTATGTTGACTATATCGCTGAATGTGGTCAGAACCGTTTCTGGTG GGCCATCTTCTCCGCTCAGACTATGGTCGCCAACTTGGGTTTCACCCTGACCCCTGATTCCATGATCTCCTTCAACGACGCCCCGGCTCCGCTGCTTATCATGAGTGCCCTCGCGCTTGCTGGACATACATTCTACCCTATTCTACTACGCTTTATCATCTGGTCCGCATCAAAAGCCTTTCCGAAACAGTCTTCACTACAAGAGCCGTTACATTTTCTCCTCAACCATCCGCGTCGATGCTATACCTTGCTGTTCCCTAGCGGACCGACCTGGGCATTGTTTGCCATTCTCACCCTCCTCAACGTTGCCGATGTCTTGTTTATCATTCTTCTGGATTTAGACAACCCAACTGTCACAGTTCTCCCGGGATGGCAGAGATTTTGCGCCGCTGTGTTCCAGGCCGTCAGTTCACGACACACCGGCACTGCCACTTTCAACCTGGCCAATGTCAACCCAGCAGTTCAATTGGCTTTATTGGTTATGATGTACGTTTCCGTATATCCCATCTCTATTGTGGTTCGATCTTCAAACACCTACGAAGAACGCTCCCTTGGAATATACGAGGATGAGCAGCAActggatgaggaagatggcGGTTCGTATTTTGTGACACACTTACGGAATCAGCTCAGTTTTGATCTATGGTATATCTGCCTTGGACTTTTCTGCATTACTATAGCAGAACACAAGAAGATCATGGATGGAAACGACTTG GCATTCGCAATGTGGCCCATCTTGTTCGAGGGTGTGTCGGCATA TTGTAATGTCGGCTTGAGTTTAGGATACCCGACGATCAGTGCGTCTTTTTGCACTGAATTCACGACATTCAGCAAACTCGTCATTTGCGCCATGATGATTCGTGGGCGTCATCGTGGTCTCCCATACGCTTTGGACCGAGCCATTGTTCTGCCGACCGAAAA AAATTAG